The sequence below is a genomic window from Serratia nevei.
CAGCGGGGCGATCTCCGTCAACGCCGTGCCGCTGGTCGCCGGCGGCAAATTCCGCACCATCGAGACGCAGCGCATCCGCGGCATGGAGTTCGAGGCGCAGGCCAATCTGATCATTGGCATGCTGGATCGCTACAACGTGCAGCATATCGGCATTGACGGGCAGGGGATTGGTGAGGCGGTCTGGCAGTTGGTGAAGAAGAAGTTCCCGGCGGCGGTCTGCTACCAGTTCAACCCGGCCAGCAAGCGCATGCTGGTATTGAAGATGCAGCAGCTGGTTCGCGGCGGTCGCTGGGAGTTCGACCGCGGGGAGCGTGACCTGATCACGGCATTCAGCGCGGTGCGCAAAGTGGTAACGCCTGGCGGGGTGATCACCTATGACACCGACCGCAGCCGCGGCGTCAGCCATGGCGACCTTGCCTGGGCGACGATGCTGGCCATTATCAACGAGCCGCTGGGACAAGATGGCGGCAGCACAATGACGGTTATGGAGTATTAACGTGAGCAAACGAAAATCACCGCGGCAGCGCCAGCAGCCCGCCGCAGACACGCAGCTTGATCTGGCGACCGAGCTGCAAAAACTCCCTGGCCTGAGTACCTTCTCATTCGACGGCCCCTGGCCGGTCAGCTCGTCCTACGATCTGCTCGACTCGATGTACTGCGCCGACAACGGCCGCTACTACGACACGCCGATCAGCTGGTACGGGCTGGCGCGTCAGTTCGGCCACGCCAGCTGGCACCAGTCGGCGCTGATATTCAAACGTAACGTGCTGGCCGGTTGCTTCATCCCGCACAAGCTGCTGTCGCGCCAGGCGTTCTCGGCCTTCGCCATGGATTGGGTGGTGTTCGGCAATGCCTATCTGGAGCTGCGCCGCAACGTGTTAGGCGGGCCGCTGGCACTGCACAACACGCTGGCGAAGTACACCCGCCGCGGCTCTGACCTGGACACCTACTGGTTTATCCAGGCGGGGTTTGATGATTATCAGTTTCCTACCGGCGCCGTCTGCCACGTGATCAACCCGGACATTCACCAGGAGATCTACGGCATGCCGGAATACTTCGCGGGCCTGCTGTCCGCGAACCTTTCGCACTCGGCCGACACGTTCCGCAAGCTGTACTACGACAACGGCAGCCATGCCGGCTGCATCGTCTACGTCAACAGCGCCATCGCCGATCAGGAGAGCCTCGACAAGCTCAAGAAGACGCTGACCGACACGCGCCGCGGCGGGGCATTCAAAAACATCCTGCTGCACGCGCCGAACGGCGGTAAGGACTCAGTGCAGATCCTGCCGTTCAGCCAGATCTCGGCCAAGGATGAATTCCTGGGCGTCAAGTCCGCCACGCGTGACGATATCCTCGCCGCGCACCGCGTGCCGCCGCAGCTGATGGGCGCCATGCCGGAAGGTAACGGCACCTTCGGCGACGTGGAGAAGGCGGCGCGGGTGTTCGCAATCAACGAGCTGACGCCCATCATGGAAGCCATGAAGCACGTCAACGACTGGATGGGGGAGGAGGTGATCCGCTTCAACCCGTATGCACTGCTCGATGTAGAGTAACCCCCGCGCTGCAGCACGGCCGCCGCTGTCTATGGCGGCCATCCCCCGACAAGTAGCCCCATCACGCGCCACGCCCATCACTTCGAACCGTTCCCCACCGCCAGCCGCGCTATGCGGGCCGCTGGCGCGTTAACGCCTGTTCATCACCTCATTAGCACCACGACGGCGAGAGCCTCACAGCGGCCCATTCAGGCAACACACGACCCCCTTCCCATACCCCAAAGCGCGCGCTTACTCCCCCGCCTCGCCTGCGCGCCTCACACCCTCTTTTTTGTG
It includes:
- a CDS encoding phage portal protein — translated: MSKRKSPRQRQQPAADTQLDLATELQKLPGLSTFSFDGPWPVSSSYDLLDSMYCADNGRYYDTPISWYGLARQFGHASWHQSALIFKRNVLAGCFIPHKLLSRQAFSAFAMDWVVFGNAYLELRRNVLGGPLALHNTLAKYTRRGSDLDTYWFIQAGFDDYQFPTGAVCHVINPDIHQEIYGMPEYFAGLLSANLSHSADTFRKLYYDNGSHAGCIVYVNSAIADQESLDKLKKTLTDTRRGGAFKNILLHAPNGGKDSVQILPFSQISAKDEFLGVKSATRDDILAAHRVPPQLMGAMPEGNGTFGDVEKAARVFAINELTPIMEAMKHVNDWMGEEVIRFNPYALLDVE